aaaaaaaaaaaaaaaaaaaaaaaaaaaaaaaaaaaaaaagaactcaaactatccctatttgccaatgacatgattttatatttagaagaccaaatgaaattccaccagaaaacttctagaactaataagtgaattcagcaaagtagcaggatataaaattaacatccataaatcaattgtattcctTTACATCAGTGACAAATCTGTtgaaagggaaatttttaaaactaccccattcccagtagcctcaaaaaaaaaaaacttgggaattcatctaacaaaacaggtgaaagacctctacagtgaaaagtacagaatactaaagaaagaaattgaagaagatcttagaagatagaaagctctcccatgctcttggataggcagaattaacattgcaaagtggccatactactaaaagcactaaatagatttaatgcaattcctattaaaattccaatgacattcttcagagaaataggaagagcagtcatgaaattcattttgaaaaataagagatccagaatagccaaagcaatccttaatgagaaaaataaaccaggaGGCATGACAATACCAGACCTTGAATTATACGACAGAGTTCTAGTAACAAAGgtggcatggtgttggcaccaagaCAGATGcatggaccaatggtacagaatagaagacacagagacaaacccacataaacatgGTTCTCTTATTAGATAAAGTTCTCATAAACACACATTGacgaaaagatagcttcttcaacaaatggtgctgggaaaactgaaaatccatttgtaataaaaaggaattgaACCCCTacctctcgccctgcacaaatctcaactctaagtggatcaaggacttaggcattagaccagaagcCTGCATCTACTGGAGGTAAAAGTGGCCCAAATCTTTAACATGCTGACTTAGGAACTGAcctcttcaacaagactcctaaagcataagaagtaaaatcaaggatcaacAAATGGGAAGAAATCAAGCCGAAAAGCTTCTCTTCAGCTAAAGAAACAGTCAATGTGAatagacagcctacagagtgggagaaaaatctttgccacctgcacttcagataaagcactaatctccaggatatagaaagaactcaaaaaacttaatgccacaaaacaaataaccctatcgataaatgggctaaggaactgaacagacacttcacagaagaaaaaatatgaatggtcaacaaatatataaagaaatcactAGCttgtagagaaatgcaaatcaaaaccacactgagatttcatctcacttcagtcagaatgccaattatcaagaatacaagtaacaataggtgttggcgaggatgtgcagaaaaatgtacactcatacattgctggtggggccgCAAATTgacacaaccactctggaaagcagaatggagattcctcagaaagcttggaacggaaccaccatttgacccagttatcccactactcagtttatacccaaaggacttaaaatcacataCTACTGTGATGcggtcacatcaatatttatagaagctcaactcacaatagaaccaacctacatgcccttcaacagatgaacagataaagaaaatatggtgtacatatacacaatggaatattattcagtcataaagaagaatgaaattatggcatctgcaggtaaatggatggaactggaaaatatcatgctaaatgaaataagccaatcccaaataaaccaaaggtcaaatgttctctctggtatgtagatgctaactcacaataagaggGGAGGGGTGTTGGTAGGAAAGAGTGAAAGTACTTTTGATTTGTCAAAGGGTaattaagggaagggaggggtaagaggaatgggaaaatagtagaatgaatcagacattactatcttatgtacatatatgattacacagcCAGTGTAattatacatcatgtacaaccagaagaatgagaacttatactccatatatggagaatatgacaaaatacattctactattgtgtatgactaataaaaacaaataaattttttaaaattattcaacaagcacaaggccctgagttcaatccccagcaccacaaaaaaatttttttgttaaattaagCAAACTGAGAAAAAGTATCTCTTTCAATTAACAACTGACAGTAGTACTTCCCCAGATACTGGGTACCTAGAGGACCTTCATCTGTATCATCTTCCACATCAAGTTTATTCCATCTTTGTCCTTCCTATTCATGTCTTTACCtcataacattttatcatttaaaagcaAACTACACTCATATAGAcatacagaaaatattgaaatagtaACACAAAATTCAGGATACCCATTTCCTTCTGAGAGGAAAGAAGCCTGTGGGTAACTCAAAGGTAGActcaaatgatattttatttggaataaatatttgttaatggaAATACAAACATAGGACTAAGCATACAGTAAGGGCACAATTTGATGAATAATCCCAGAGGAAATACATCCATGTAGCCATCACCcagataaagaaatatttcttcttattgccccattcagtttcttcatttaagtGTTAACCTtgtgaaaattttattctaattaaacCAAGTATCtcttttgaaaattcttaacTTCAACTTGGTATCAGTACCTTGAGCAAGAACCTAAAACTTAGATAGGATGCAATATTACTGAATCCTCTCTAATCTTGGAactaaaattctttctcttcttcaagaaaaaaacacatttctgaTATAATATCATCCTTCAGAAGTAGGAGGTTCACATATTTTTACATCATAACAAGTCATTCTTATCTCTTCAGATTGATGAGACAGCATGTTCACAAGTATCACTCTTACACTTGACGAAGATGAGGGTTAATCTGAATTTATCTGTCACTCAAGTTTTATACTGACCTTCTAACATGTGCACTGTTATCAGTGTGAATAACCCTAAATCTGCAAACGCTGAACAGTAAGACTTCCAGGAAAGACATTTGCTTGTGTGCTATAGGGTCCATTCCCTTACCAAATATCACTGCACAATTTACTTTCAGATCCCTTTCTCCTTAGCAGGAGCAATCTGCAAACACACGAGGAGGTCATGAGAATAGTGTAGTGACTTCCAGCTGTACTCCATTCAGCATGGCTTGGAAGGTTCTCACCCTGCATCCTCCAAATCAGTGATTGTCAAAGCAGGCACTTTTATCTGAGTCCCTACAAATGATTGTGGGACATAAAAATCAATGTAGAAACAGCAGGGCTTTTCCCCACTGCTTTCTTTGGGTTTAGTCTCTATAttgaatgtaatttttaatttaaaaacagtatAATAGGAGAGCATGATGTTTCCTGCAATTAAGGGTCAGGTAATAAAATTGAAGATCATGGTTAAAAGTTAAATATCTTTACCATTCATCACCTACAAGGTACATCTCCCAGTCTTCTCTTAGTCTCCCAGCTATACATTCAGACACTCATAATAACAAACCATGACATctaaagaatggaggaactttagattacatagagggaaatgagagggaggagggggcagtaagaaagatggtggaatgagacagacatccttaccctacatgtatgtatgattacacaaatggtatgaatctacatcatgtacaaccatagaaatgaaaaattgtaccccatttatgtacagtgaatcaaaatgcagtctgtaaaaattttaaaaattaaaaaacaaaaaaaaaatttttaaaagatagaaacCGGAGTTCCACAAACTCAGTTCACTCAGTCTCACTGTTTCCTCCAATAATGGCTGTTTAAATTTGAGCACTTGTCTTGGACAGGCTGAGCTAATGCCCATTCTTTGTTTATAAACAGTTTTATATTAATAGTTATATCCAATGAAGAaactgattctgaggtccttgattcattttgagtttttttgtgcagggtgagagataggggcttagtttcattgtgctgcatatgaatttccagttttcccagcaccatttgttgaagaagctatctattctccattgtatgtttttggcacctttgtctagtctgagataactgtatttatgtgggtttgtctctgtgtcctctattctgtgccattgatctacctgtctattttggtgctgatatcatgccgtttttgttactattgctctgtagtttagttgaagttctggtattgtgataccccctgcttcactcttcctggtaaggattgctatagctattctgagtctcttagtcttccagatgaatttcatgatgcttgctctatttctatgaggtatgtcattgggatttaaattggaattgcattgaatttgtataacacttttggtaggatggccTTTTTAACAGTATTTactctgcctatgcaagaacatgggagatcattccatcttctttagtgttctatagttctcattgtagaggtctttcacctcttttgttagattgattcccaagtattttatttttgaggctattgtgaatggggtagttttcttaatttctctttcagtacattcatcactgatgtataggaatgcaattgatttatgggtgttaattttatatcctgctactttgctgaattcatgtatgagttctagaagttttctgttgggGTTCTTTTttaggtcttctaaatatagaatcatgttgtcagcaaatagggatagtctgagttctttttttcctatttgtatccctttaatttctttggtctgtctaattgctctgatcagagtttcaaggacaatgttgaacagaagtagtAAAAGATgccatccctgtcttgttccagttttcagggggaatgctttcattttttctccatttagaaagatattggcCATGGGCGTAGTGTAGAtagctttacaatgttgaggaatgttcctattatccctattttttctagtgttttgagcatgaaggggtgctgtattttatcaaatgctttttctgcttctattgaaataatcatgtgattcttaactttaaatctgttgatgtggtgaattacatttattgattttcagatgttgaatgaaccttgtatccctggaatgaaacccacttgatcatggtgcactgtctttttaatatgcttttgtatgcaatttgctaagattttgttgagagtttttgcaTCTGTCTTCATGAGGGATGGTCACAGGAGAATGGCATGAAGAAGAGATCTTCCTAAAGCTAAGATTTCGAGGATCATCACAGCGTGTCTGTGAACCTGTATGTTTTGCAGACAGGGAGTGGTAgaagatgggaaagaaagaagggattGTCAAATCCAAGCAGGGGACCAAAAGGGGAAATGGACCATTGAGATAAAGGGAAGTTTGGATCAAACAAGTGGTAAGACCAGCAGCTGTATCAGTTAGCATTTGCTGCTTAATAATCCCAAGACTCAGTGCCTTAACCATTTGTTGGTGTGATGATTCTATGGGCTGGAGATTTGGCCTGGACTAGATTTAGGCTCAGCTAGAAGGTGCATCTGGTCTTGTCTAGGTTCAGCTGGAACTCATTCATGCCCCTGATGTCGCTGACCATGTCACCTGGAAGCTGGCAGGTAGCAGGACCATCTTTGTTCTCCATGTGGCCTCTCATCTCATACAGCCTAGCATGGGCTGGCTTACCTGGTGGCCTCCTGGTTCCAAGAGAAGCAGAAACAGACTCTGCCTCAGCTTGGAAATATGATAACATCATTACTACAAATCTACAGTCAAACTAAGTCACAAGATCTGCTCAAATTCAAGGGGTGGGGAAATAAATTCCACAGTGGAAAGGAAGGGATGCAAAGCACTGTGACCACTTCTGCAATCTACTACAGCCACCCCAGGAAGTATCCCAGAACCATCTCTAGGAGAATAAGAACCTGAGTGGGTAACCATCACTTGGTGAATGTGACCCCTTTTCTGTAAAGCATCCCCAGGGCCAATCTCATGTCTCTATTCCTCAGGCTATAGACGAAGGGATTCAACATGGGTGTCACCACTGTATACATGACCGAAGCAATGACATCCTTGACCCGGGAATtgttggaggaaggaaagaaataaataactgcAAGAGTCCCATAGTACAAAAACACCAAGAAGAGGTGAGAGCCACAGGTGGACAGAACTTTGCAGATCTTCTTAGTGGAGGGGACTCTTAGGACGGTAGCTCCAATGCAGACATAAGAGCCCAAAATAGCACTCAAAGGCAGGACAGTTAACACTCCCCCCTCGGTGAGGATAACTAGCTCATTAAGGGAGGTGTCTGAGCAGGTCAGCTTCAGGAGTTCAGTGAGATCACAGAAGTAGTGGGGGATGGTGTTGTCAGCACAGAAGGACAGGTGGGAAAGGAGGAGGGTATGCAAGAGGGCACGCACACAAGAGAAGAACCAGGACCCAGCTGCCAATAAGACACACGGCTCCTTCCTCATGATGATGGTGTAGTGGAGGGGGTGGCAAATGGCCACATAcctgtcataggccatcactgcaagAAGAAAATTGTCAACACAgacaaaaagtaagaaaaagtatACCTGAGAAATGCATCCCTTGTAGGGGATGGACAGGTGCTGAGTCTGCATGTTCCTGAGCATCTTAGGAACAGTGACAGATGATAAACAGACATCAGAGAAGGCCAAgtggctgaggaagaagtacatgggggtgtggaggcgAGAGTTCAGCCTGAtgagcaggatgatgagcaggttccccagcagcGTGGTCAGGTACATGGCCAGGAACAGGGCATAGAACATGCCTTGCTCCTCTGGCTGGACGGGGAGCCCCAGGAGGAGGAACTCGGACACACTGGTCTGGTTCATGCTGCTCTTCTCCTCCTTGGGGACAAACAAGTAGGAAGTGTGAGAGACTGAGATGTGGTGGTTTTCCTCACCTGGTGTACATCACGGCCACACACTGTGTTCCCAGGGGGTCTCTATTAAAATTCAGGAAAACTTCACAGTTGGCTGTCTGAATCTCCAGACTGCCTCATTCTGGAAACAGGTCATCAGATTTTCAAAGCAAACAAGATTTTCTTCAAGGGAGACAGTGTAAATTTATCCATTTACTCAACCACATCCCAGacattatttttgatactgggaatctAACAGAAAAGTACATTCCCCAAGTCCTTCCTTCTTGTGGTCCACGCATTGTACACATTTTATAGACTCCTGAGCAGACCTGCGACTTTGTGGCCAGAAGACTGGAGATGGATTTCTAACTCAACAGTTCATCACCTGGGTGGCCTCGGCAACT
The Sciurus carolinensis chromosome 14, mSciCar1.2, whole genome shotgun sequence DNA segment above includes these coding regions:
- the LOC124964834 gene encoding olfactory receptor 1J4-like, with protein sequence MRRENQSSVSEFLLLGLPVQPEKQGMYCALFLAMYLTTVLGNLLIILLIRLDSHLHTPMYFFLSHLVLTDICFSSVTAPKMLMDMLMQTQSISYAGCISQAYFFVLFGALDSFLLTSMTYDRYVAPALHQNDETEPCFLLVVVSWVLSSAIALVHTLLLARLKSSMNQTSVSEFLLLGLPVQPEEQGMFYALFLAMYLTTLLGNLLIILLIRLNSRLHTPMYFFLSHLAFSDVCLSSVTVPKMLRNMQTQHLSIPYKGCISQVYFFLLFVCVDNFLLAVMAYDRYVAICHPLHYTIIMRKEPCVLLAAGSWFFSCVRALLHTLLLSHLSFCADNTIPHYFCDLTELLKLTCSDTSLNELVILTEGGVLTVLPLSAILGSYVCIGATVLRVPSTKKICKVLSTCGSHLFLVFLYYGTLAVIYFFPSSNNSRVKDVIASVMYTVVTPMLNPFVYSLRNRDMRLALGMLYRKGVTFTK